One stretch of Streptomyces sp. NBC_01363 DNA includes these proteins:
- a CDS encoding electron transfer flavoprotein subunit beta/FixA family protein encodes MSLRIVVCVKYVPDATGDRHFADDLTVDREDVDGLLSELDEYAVEQALQIADEADDAEITVLTVGPEDAKDALRKALSMGADKAVHVEDDDLHGSDVMGTSLVLAKAVEKAGYDLVIAGMASTDGTMGVLPAVLAERLGVPQVTLLSEVSVRDGVVRGRRDGDSASEQLEASLPAVVSVTDQSGEARYPSFKGIMAAKKKPVQSWDLGDLGIGAEEVGLAGAWTVVDSAAQRPARSAGTIVKDEGEGGRRLAEFLAGQKFI; translated from the coding sequence GTGAGCTTGAGGATCGTTGTCTGTGTGAAGTACGTGCCCGACGCCACTGGTGACCGGCATTTCGCCGATGACCTGACGGTGGACCGTGAGGATGTGGACGGTCTGCTGTCGGAGCTCGATGAGTACGCGGTGGAGCAGGCGTTGCAGATCGCGGACGAGGCGGACGATGCGGAGATCACCGTGTTGACGGTGGGTCCGGAGGATGCCAAGGACGCGTTGCGCAAGGCGTTGTCGATGGGTGCGGACAAGGCGGTTCACGTCGAGGACGACGATCTGCACGGCAGTGATGTGATGGGTACGTCGCTGGTGCTGGCGAAGGCGGTGGAGAAGGCCGGGTATGACCTGGTGATCGCGGGGATGGCGTCGACGGACGGGACGATGGGGGTGCTGCCGGCGGTGCTGGCGGAGCGTCTGGGTGTGCCGCAGGTGACGTTGCTGTCCGAGGTGTCGGTGCGGGACGGGGTGGTGCGGGGCCGTCGTGACGGTGACAGTGCGTCGGAGCAGCTGGAGGCGTCGTTGCCGGCGGTGGTGTCGGTGACGGACCAGTCGGGTGAGGCGCGTTATCCGTCGTTCAAGGGGATCATGGCGGCGAAGAAGAAGCCGGTGCAGTCCTGGGATCTGGGTGATCTGGGGATCGGGGCGGAGGAGGTCGGTCTGGCGGGTGCGTGGACCGTGGTGGATTCCGCTGCGCAGCGTCCGGCCCGCAGTGCGGGCACGATCGTGAAGGACGAGGGTGAGGGCGGCCGCCGGTTGGCGGAGTTCCTCGCGGGTCAGAAGTTCATCTGA
- a CDS encoding thioredoxin family protein, with protein sequence MSSDRRPRVDGQTHQGPLDAARLGAQLGERATLVQFSSAFCQPCRATRRTLVEVARMVDGVAHVEIDAEAHLTLVRELGISRTPTVLVLDAVGRIVRRAVGQPRTVDVVAALGQAM encoded by the coding sequence ATGAGCTCTGACAGGAGGCCGAGGGTGGACGGGCAGACACATCAGGGACCGCTGGACGCGGCCCGGCTCGGAGCGCAACTGGGGGAGCGGGCCACCCTCGTGCAGTTCTCCAGCGCGTTCTGTCAGCCCTGCCGGGCGACCCGCCGCACGCTCGTCGAGGTGGCGCGCATGGTGGACGGCGTGGCCCATGTCGAGATCGACGCCGAGGCGCATCTCACTCTGGTGCGGGAGCTGGGGATCAGCCGGACGCCGACCGTTCTGGTCCTCGACGCCGTCGGCCGGATCGTCCGCCGGGCCGTCGGGCAGCCACGTACCGTCGACGTGGTCGCCGCGCTGGGGCAGGCGATGTGA
- a CDS encoding aldolase/citrate lyase family protein, with amino-acid sequence MGQQEKVATSLAGAVSEEISASLTAVDAELARRYPGDPGTRQPVHTVYVPGDTFTADTIRSWGDRAIEALDEHAPDAASFAAVLGIPDELASPVHDRVRAKLEREPVEDLRIDFEDGYGSRPDAEEDEAAARAARLVSEAYGNGTAAPYMGIRMKCMEAAVRDRGIRTTDIFLTGLMKAGGLPEGLVLTLPKVTYPEQVTAFVRLLEAFEQAHGLPAGRLGFEIQIETSQSILAADGTAAVARMIDAARGRATGLHYGTFDYSACVGVSAAYQASDHPAADHAKAVMQVAAAGTGVRVSDGSTNVLPVGPTPQVHEAWRLHYGLTRRALARAYYQGWDMHPGHLPTRYAAVYTFYREGLEQAAARLAAYVAKAGGDVMDEPATAKALSGYLLRGIDCGALDTAEVVRLTGLTRAELDGFASPRRADLTVTAP; translated from the coding sequence ATGGGTCAGCAGGAGAAGGTGGCAACGAGCCTCGCCGGTGCGGTCAGCGAGGAGATCAGCGCTTCCCTCACCGCGGTCGACGCCGAACTCGCGCGCCGCTACCCGGGAGACCCGGGGACGCGCCAGCCGGTCCACACGGTCTACGTCCCCGGCGACACGTTCACCGCGGACACCATCCGCTCCTGGGGCGACCGGGCCATCGAGGCCCTGGACGAGCACGCCCCCGACGCGGCCTCGTTCGCCGCCGTCCTCGGCATCCCGGACGAACTCGCCTCGCCCGTCCACGACCGGGTGCGCGCCAAGCTGGAGCGCGAGCCGGTCGAGGACCTCCGCATCGACTTCGAGGACGGCTACGGGTCCCGCCCCGACGCCGAGGAGGACGAGGCCGCCGCCCGCGCCGCCCGGCTGGTCTCGGAGGCGTACGGGAACGGCACGGCGGCCCCGTACATGGGCATCCGGATGAAGTGCATGGAAGCCGCCGTACGCGACCGCGGCATCCGCACCACGGACATCTTCCTCACCGGTCTGATGAAGGCCGGCGGCCTGCCCGAGGGGCTGGTCCTCACGCTCCCCAAGGTGACATACCCCGAGCAGGTCACCGCCTTCGTCCGGCTGCTCGAAGCGTTCGAGCAGGCCCACGGGCTGCCCGCCGGGCGGCTCGGCTTCGAGATCCAGATCGAGACCAGCCAGTCCATCCTCGCCGCCGACGGCACCGCCGCCGTCGCCCGGATGATCGACGCGGCGCGGGGCCGTGCCACCGGCCTGCACTACGGCACCTTCGACTACAGCGCCTGCGTCGGCGTCAGCGCCGCCTACCAGGCCAGCGACCACCCGGCCGCCGACCACGCCAAGGCCGTCATGCAGGTCGCCGCCGCGGGTACCGGCGTACGAGTCTCGGACGGCTCCACGAACGTCCTCCCGGTCGGCCCCACGCCTCAGGTGCACGAGGCCTGGCGGCTCCATTACGGCCTCACCCGCCGTGCCCTGGCCCGCGCCTACTACCAGGGCTGGGACATGCACCCGGGCCATCTCCCGACCCGGTACGCGGCCGTGTACACCTTCTACCGCGAGGGCCTGGAACAGGCCGCCGCACGGCTCGCCGCGTACGTGGCCAAGGCCGGTGGCGACGTCATGGACGAACCCGCCACCGCCAAGGCGCTCAGCGGCTACCTTCTGCGCGGCATCGACTGCGGCGCCCTGGACACCGCCGAGGTCGTCCGCCTGACCGGGCTGACGCGCGCGGAGCTGGACGGGTTCGCGTCGCCGCGACGGGCCGATCTCACGGTGACCGCGCCGTAA
- a CDS encoding electron transfer flavoprotein subunit alpha/FixB family protein has protein sequence MAEVLVFVDHVDGAVRKPTLELLTLARRVGEPVALAVGAGAAGTAGVLAEHGAVRVLTVEAPEFGEYLVVPKVDALQAACEAVSPVAVLVPSSAEGKEIAARLAVRIGSGIITDAVDLEAGEEGPVATQAVFAASFTTRSRVSRGVPVITVKPNSAAVEAAAAAGAVEVLEVSFSAQATGTRVTARTPRESTGRPELTEAAIVVSGGRGVNGAENFHLIESLADSLGAAVGASRAAVDAGWYPHSSQVGQTGKSVSPQLYIASGISGAIQHRAGMQTSKTIVAINKDAEAPIFDLVDYGVVGDLFQVVPQLTDEVNARKG, from the coding sequence ATGGCTGAAGTTCTCGTCTTTGTCGATCACGTGGACGGTGCGGTCCGTAAGCCCACGCTGGAGTTGTTGACGCTGGCGCGTCGGGTCGGTGAGCCGGTCGCGCTGGCGGTGGGTGCGGGTGCTGCCGGTACGGCGGGTGTGCTGGCCGAGCATGGTGCGGTCAGGGTTTTGACCGTGGAGGCGCCGGAGTTCGGTGAGTATCTCGTGGTGCCGAAGGTGGATGCGTTGCAGGCGGCGTGCGAGGCGGTGTCGCCGGTGGCGGTGCTGGTGCCGTCGTCGGCGGAGGGCAAGGAGATCGCGGCGCGTCTGGCGGTGCGTATCGGGTCGGGGATCATCACCGATGCGGTGGATCTGGAGGCGGGTGAGGAGGGTCCGGTCGCGACGCAGGCCGTGTTCGCGGCGTCGTTCACGACCCGGTCCCGGGTCTCCCGGGGTGTCCCGGTGATCACGGTCAAGCCGAATTCGGCTGCCGTGGAGGCGGCTGCGGCCGCGGGTGCGGTCGAAGTGCTGGAGGTGTCGTTCTCGGCGCAGGCGACGGGCACGAGGGTGACCGCGCGGACGCCGCGCGAGTCGACGGGGCGTCCGGAGCTGACCGAGGCCGCGATCGTCGTGTCCGGCGGGCGTGGTGTGAACGGTGCGGAGAACTTCCACCTCATCGAGTCGCTGGCCGACTCCCTCGGTGCGGCGGTCGGTGCCTCGCGTGCCGCGGTGGACGCGGGGTGGTACCCGCACTCCAGCCAGGTCGGCCAGACCGGCAAGTCCGTCTCGCCGCAGCTGTACATCGCGTCGGGCATCTCGGGCGCGATCCAGCACCGGGCCGGCATGCAGACGTCCAAGACGATCGTCGCGATCAACAAGGACGCCGAGGCCCCGATCTTCGACCTCGTCGACTACGGCGTCGTCGGCGACCTCTTCCAGGTCGTCCCCCAGCTCACCGACGAGGTCAACGCCCGCAAGGGCTGA
- a CDS encoding VOC family protein, with protein sequence MVHVLSSRILLRPADPEQSRIFYGESLGLPVYREFGTGPERGTVYFLGGGFLEVSGRAAEPPVPGLELWMQVADVRAAHEELSARGVEVLREPVREPWGLVEMWIRDPDGHRIVMVEVPADHPLRYRP encoded by the coding sequence ATGGTTCATGTGCTGAGCAGCCGGATCCTGTTGCGCCCGGCCGATCCCGAGCAATCGCGGATCTTCTACGGGGAGTCCCTCGGGCTGCCCGTCTACCGCGAGTTCGGCACCGGCCCCGAGCGGGGCACGGTCTACTTCCTCGGCGGGGGCTTCCTGGAGGTGTCCGGACGCGCCGCCGAGCCGCCGGTGCCCGGTCTCGAACTGTGGATGCAGGTCGCGGACGTGCGGGCGGCGCACGAAGAGCTGTCGGCCCGCGGCGTCGAGGTGCTGCGGGAGCCGGTGCGCGAGCCGTGGGGGCTGGTCGAGATGTGGATCCGCGATCCGGACGGACACCGGATCGTGATGGTGGAAGTACCGGCGGATCATCCGCTGCGATATCGCCCCTAG
- a CDS encoding GNAT family N-acetyltransferase: protein MDIAPAQDLGQLTFRDAADADVPALVALIESAYRGDSSRAGWTTEADLLQGQRTDLDGVRQVLRAPGSRLLVVERDGAPIACCQLEHRGDAAYFGMFAVRPELQGAGLGKVIIAEAERTVRESWGVSEMHMTVISVREELIAWYERRGYRRTGKLSPFPYGDERFGVPQRDDLAFELLVKDLV from the coding sequence ATGGACATAGCCCCCGCCCAGGACCTGGGACAGCTGACCTTCCGCGACGCGGCCGACGCCGATGTGCCCGCACTGGTGGCGCTGATCGAGTCGGCGTACCGCGGGGACTCCAGCCGGGCCGGATGGACCACCGAGGCGGACCTCCTGCAGGGGCAGCGGACGGACCTGGACGGTGTGCGACAGGTTCTTCGAGCGCCCGGCAGCCGGTTGCTCGTGGTGGAGCGCGACGGTGCGCCCATCGCCTGCTGCCAGCTCGAACACCGCGGCGACGCCGCCTACTTCGGGATGTTCGCGGTCCGTCCCGAACTGCAGGGTGCGGGCCTCGGCAAGGTGATCATCGCCGAGGCCGAGCGCACCGTCCGGGAGAGCTGGGGGGTGAGCGAGATGCACATGACCGTGATCTCGGTGCGCGAGGAGCTGATCGCCTGGTACGAGCGGCGCGGCTACCGCCGTACGGGAAAGCTCAGCCCGTTCCCGTACGGCGACGAGCGCTTCGGCGTTCCGCAGCGCGACGATCTCGCCTTCGAACTGCTGGTCAAGGACCTGGTCTGA
- a CDS encoding 1-acyl-sn-glycerol-3-phosphate acyltransferase → MAELVYRPVIGAARTFFKALDLKIDTQGSEHIPKTGGAVLVSNHISYLDFIFTGLAALPQKRLVRFMAKESVFRHKVSGPLMRGMKHIPVDRKQGEDAYAHALASLRSGEIVGVFPEATISESFTLKSFKSGAARLAQEAGVPLIPMALWGTQRLWTKGRPRNFKRNHVPVTIRVGEPVEAPTDQYAGAITRRLRERVQELLEAAQRAYPVRPKDASDTWWVPAHLGGTAPTPAEVREKS, encoded by the coding sequence ATGGCAGAACTCGTCTATCGGCCGGTCATCGGCGCCGCTCGTACGTTTTTCAAGGCGCTTGACCTGAAGATCGACACCCAGGGTTCCGAGCACATCCCGAAGACCGGTGGCGCGGTACTGGTAAGCAACCACATCAGCTATCTGGACTTCATCTTCACCGGGCTCGCGGCCCTGCCGCAAAAGCGTCTCGTCCGCTTCATGGCGAAGGAATCGGTCTTCCGGCACAAGGTCTCCGGACCGCTGATGCGCGGCATGAAGCACATCCCCGTCGACCGCAAGCAGGGCGAGGACGCGTATGCGCACGCGCTCGCCTCGCTGCGCTCCGGCGAGATCGTCGGCGTGTTTCCCGAGGCCACCATCTCGGAGTCGTTCACGCTGAAGAGCTTCAAGTCGGGCGCCGCCCGGCTGGCCCAGGAGGCCGGCGTACCTCTGATCCCGATGGCGCTGTGGGGGACGCAACGGCTGTGGACCAAGGGCCGGCCGCGCAATTTCAAGCGCAACCACGTGCCGGTGACGATCCGGGTCGGCGAGCCGGTGGAGGCACCCACCGACCAGTACGCGGGCGCGATCACCCGGCGGCTGCGGGAGCGGGTCCAGGAGCTCCTGGAGGCGGCCCAGCGCGCCTATCCCGTGCGCCCGAAGGACGCGAGCGACACCTGGTGGGTGCCCGCGCACCTCGGCGGTACGGCCCCGACCCCCGCCGAGGTGCGGGAGAAGAGCTGA
- a CDS encoding DUF6421 family protein — MTEILVQEAAAGGIATDQRVVDHPAWPALKNAVEEIRPWQSKDGSIDFEAEGAPSPEAARSTLDRVIAAVEELSPLLPHDAVYHRALATDLRRWATDGFGVPDFLDSLLAFQPAKDRTDGLQHLVVFAMYTQNGNPDRNLEAVVLRMVWPEWLAELEATRYDNPLFCGITFEDFTSGYDTNSAVLFPETIAVREAPERFSWGGIFCDREAARFRRVTEASVELLGVELPDDIREMVADQQRCEQAFVLWDMVHDRTHSHGDLPFDPFMIKQRQPFWMYGLEELRCDLTAFKEAVKLEADGFAQGRDVQYAVLFDRMFRFPVTGERVRNYDGLGGQLLFAYLHKHDVVRWTDNTLKIDWDRAPQITNQLCAEIEKLYRDGIDRPKLVHWFAAYDLVSTYLAPHPGSRWAKGPDALDLSQPPRKLVDDVLPDEFPLSMFYEALSKKLKNVIASTKGITAADAERAAA; from the coding sequence ATGACGGAAATTCTTGTGCAGGAAGCCGCCGCAGGCGGCATAGCTACGGATCAGCGGGTGGTCGATCATCCCGCCTGGCCCGCGCTCAAGAATGCCGTGGAGGAGATCCGCCCCTGGCAGTCGAAGGACGGTTCCATCGACTTCGAGGCCGAGGGTGCGCCGTCCCCGGAGGCCGCCCGGTCGACGCTCGACCGCGTGATCGCCGCGGTCGAGGAGCTCTCCCCGCTGCTCCCGCACGACGCCGTGTACCACCGTGCCCTCGCCACGGACCTGCGTCGCTGGGCCACGGACGGTTTCGGCGTGCCGGACTTCCTCGACTCGCTGCTCGCCTTCCAGCCGGCCAAGGACCGCACCGACGGGCTCCAGCACTTGGTCGTCTTCGCGATGTACACGCAGAACGGCAACCCTGACCGCAACCTCGAAGCGGTCGTGCTGCGGATGGTCTGGCCCGAGTGGCTGGCCGAGCTCGAAGCGACCCGCTACGACAACCCGCTGTTCTGCGGCATCACCTTCGAGGACTTCACCTCGGGCTACGACACCAACTCCGCCGTGCTCTTCCCGGAGACCATCGCCGTGCGCGAGGCCCCCGAGCGCTTCAGCTGGGGCGGCATCTTCTGCGACCGCGAGGCGGCCCGCTTCCGCCGGGTCACCGAGGCGTCGGTCGAACTGCTCGGCGTCGAGCTGCCCGACGACATCCGGGAGATGGTCGCCGACCAGCAGCGCTGCGAGCAGGCCTTCGTGCTCTGGGACATGGTCCACGACCGGACGCACAGCCACGGCGACCTTCCCTTCGACCCCTTCATGATCAAGCAGCGCCAGCCGTTCTGGATGTACGGCCTCGAAGAGCTCCGCTGCGACCTCACCGCCTTCAAGGAGGCCGTGAAGCTGGAGGCCGACGGCTTCGCCCAGGGCCGTGACGTGCAGTACGCCGTGCTGTTCGACCGGATGTTCCGCTTCCCCGTCACCGGCGAGCGCGTCCGGAACTACGACGGCCTCGGCGGCCAGCTGCTCTTCGCGTACCTCCACAAGCACGACGTGGTCCGCTGGACCGACAACACCCTGAAGATCGACTGGGACCGGGCCCCGCAGATCACCAACCAGCTGTGCGCCGAGATCGAGAAGCTCTACCGCGACGGCATCGACCGCCCCAAGCTCGTCCACTGGTTCGCCGCGTACGACCTGGTCTCGACCTACCTCGCCCCGCACCCCGGCTCCCGCTGGGCCAAGGGACCCGACGCCCTGGACCTGTCGCAGCCGCCGCGTAAGCTCGTCGACGATGTGCTTCCGGACGAGTTTCCCCTGAGCATGTTCTATGAGGCGCTCTCCAAGAAACTGAAGAACGTGATCGCCTCGACCAAGGGGATCACCGCCGCGGATGCCGAGCGGGCAGCCGCGTGA
- a CDS encoding SDR family NAD(P)-dependent oxidoreductase: protein MNGNGRGNGSGALEGAVIAVAGAAGPAGRAALLRLAEAGATVVGSDADATRLAEAVDAARYGHGGATVTGDTVDLLDLGATREWAAKTEKEFGRIDGLVHLVGGWRGSASFAETDLADWNLLEKLLIRTVQHTSLAFQEGLQRSDRGRYVLISAAGASKPTAGNAAYAASKAAAEAWTLALADAFRKAGGDEGPRTAAAILIIKALVHDAMRAERPNAKFAGFTDVKELADAIAGVWDRPAPEVNGKRLWLTPQP from the coding sequence ATGAACGGAAACGGCAGGGGCAACGGGAGCGGCGCTCTCGAAGGTGCCGTGATCGCGGTCGCCGGGGCCGCGGGCCCGGCCGGCCGGGCCGCACTGCTGAGGCTCGCCGAGGCCGGTGCGACCGTCGTCGGCTCCGACGCGGACGCCACCCGCCTGGCCGAGGCGGTCGACGCCGCGCGCTACGGCCACGGCGGCGCCACCGTCACCGGTGACACGGTCGATCTCCTGGACCTCGGTGCCACCCGCGAATGGGCGGCCAAGACCGAGAAGGAATTCGGCCGGATCGACGGCCTGGTCCACCTCGTCGGCGGCTGGCGCGGCAGCGCGAGCTTCGCCGAGACCGACCTCGCCGACTGGAACCTGCTGGAGAAGCTGCTGATCCGTACGGTCCAGCACACCTCGCTGGCCTTCCAGGAGGGTCTCCAGCGCAGCGACCGGGGTCGCTATGTGCTGATCAGCGCGGCCGGGGCGAGTAAGCCCACTGCGGGAAACGCGGCCTATGCCGCGTCGAAGGCGGCGGCCGAGGCCTGGACGCTCGCGCTCGCGGACGCGTTCCGCAAGGCGGGGGGCGACGAAGGGCCGAGGACCGCGGCTGCGATCCTGATCATCAAGGCACTGGTGCACGACGCGATGCGCGCCGAGCGCCCGAATGCGAAGTTCGCGGGCTTCACCGACGTCAAGGAGCTGGCCGATGCCATCGCCGGCGTCTGGGACCGGCCCGCCCCGGAAGTGAACGGAAAGCGCCTGTGGCTGACCCCACAACCGTAA
- a CDS encoding flavin reductase family protein — MTASPELGTPRQASPDLLRSVFRQHAAGVAVITAAGDRPVGFTATSLNSVAAEPPLLSFGVGTSSSSWPVMAEAEHIGVHILGEHQQELAATFARSGADRFGPSTYWRSGPEGVPVLDGVLAWLVCRVVARVPAGDHRIVIAQAVVGDPAGGGRPLIYHQGRFNALRD, encoded by the coding sequence ATGACGGCTTCGCCCGAGCTCGGTACCCCGCGCCAGGCTTCCCCCGACCTTCTCCGCTCGGTCTTCCGGCAGCACGCCGCCGGTGTGGCCGTGATCACCGCCGCCGGCGATCGGCCGGTCGGCTTCACCGCCACCTCCCTCAACTCTGTCGCCGCCGAGCCGCCGCTGCTCTCCTTCGGGGTCGGTACCTCGTCCTCCAGCTGGCCGGTCATGGCCGAGGCCGAGCACATCGGCGTCCACATACTCGGCGAGCACCAGCAGGAGCTGGCCGCCACCTTCGCCCGCAGCGGCGCCGACCGGTTCGGCCCGTCCACCTATTGGCGCAGTGGGCCCGAGGGAGTGCCGGTGCTCGACGGCGTACTGGCGTGGCTGGTCTGCCGCGTGGTCGCCCGGGTTCCGGCGGGGGACCACCGGATCGTGATCGCGCAGGCCGTGGTCGGCGATCCGGCCGGAGGCGGTCGTCCGCTGATCTATCACCAGGGCCGTTTCAACGCTCTGCGGGACTGA
- a CDS encoding low specificity L-threonine aldolase translates to MADPTTVRTDARRHHDPRIRGFASDNYAGTHPEILAALALANGGHQIAYGEDEYTEHLQRVMHSHFGPTAEAFPVFNGTGANVVSLQAMTDRWGAVICAESAHINVDEGGAPERVGGLKLLTVPTPDGKLTPELIDRQAYGWDDEHRAMPQVVSITQNTELGTVYTPDEIRAICDHAHGLGMKVHLDGARIANAAASLDVPMRTFTNTVGVDVLSFGGTKNGAIFGEAVVVLNPDAVRAMKHLRKLSMQLASKMRFVSVQLEALLAGDLWLRNARHANAMAQRLAEGVRAVGGVEILHPVQANAVFARLPHEVSERLQKRFRFYFWDEAAGDVRWMCAFDTSEDDVDAFVLALKEEING, encoded by the coding sequence GTGGCTGACCCCACAACCGTAAGGACCGACGCGCGGCGCCACCACGACCCGCGGATCCGCGGTTTCGCCAGCGACAACTACGCGGGCACGCACCCGGAGATCCTCGCTGCCCTCGCCCTCGCCAACGGCGGTCACCAGATCGCCTACGGGGAGGACGAGTACACCGAGCACCTCCAGCGCGTCATGCACAGTCACTTCGGCCCCACCGCCGAAGCCTTCCCGGTGTTCAACGGAACCGGCGCCAACGTCGTCTCCCTCCAGGCGATGACCGACCGCTGGGGCGCGGTGATCTGCGCCGAGTCCGCCCACATCAATGTGGACGAGGGCGGCGCCCCGGAGCGGGTGGGCGGCCTCAAGCTGCTCACCGTGCCCACCCCGGACGGCAAGCTCACCCCCGAGCTCATCGACCGGCAGGCGTACGGCTGGGACGACGAGCACCGCGCCATGCCGCAGGTCGTCTCGATCACCCAGAACACCGAGCTGGGCACGGTCTACACACCCGACGAGATCCGCGCCATCTGCGACCACGCCCACGGACTCGGCATGAAGGTCCATCTGGACGGGGCCCGGATAGCCAACGCCGCGGCGTCGCTGGACGTACCGATGCGTACGTTCACCAACACCGTCGGTGTCGACGTCCTGTCCTTCGGCGGCACGAAGAACGGGGCGATCTTCGGCGAGGCCGTGGTCGTCCTGAACCCGGACGCAGTCCGGGCCATGAAGCACCTGCGCAAGCTGTCGATGCAGCTCGCGTCGAAGATGCGCTTCGTCTCCGTGCAGCTGGAGGCGCTGCTCGCCGGGGACCTCTGGCTGCGCAACGCCCGGCATGCCAACGCAATGGCCCAGCGGCTCGCCGAGGGTGTGCGCGCGGTGGGCGGCGTGGAGATCCTCCACCCGGTCCAGGCCAACGCGGTATTCGCCCGACTGCCCCACGAGGTGAGCGAACGGCTGCAGAAGCGCTTCCGCTTCTACTTCTGGGACGAGGCGGCCGGCGATGTGCGCTGGATGTGTGCCTTCGACACCTCGGAGGACGATGTCGACGCGTTCGTTCTCGCCCTGAAGGAAGAAATAAATGGCTAA
- a CDS encoding glycerophosphodiester phosphodiesterase family protein has product MGVEPENTLRSFVHAERAGMDAIELDLHLSKDGALAVMHDADVDRTTDGKGPISEKALSELRELDAGQGERVPVFEEVLDAVRSPVQAEIKDAAAARALAEVMLRRDLTDRVEVSSFHDEAVAEIARLVPGVRTVLIASRWQGDVVDRAKAVGAATLALNIRRLTLEVTEQAHAEGLKVIGWVVNTQDHLRLARALRLDGATTDYPEIRRAGRFTA; this is encoded by the coding sequence ATGGGTGTCGAGCCGGAGAACACCCTGCGCTCGTTCGTCCACGCCGAACGGGCCGGAATGGACGCGATCGAGCTGGACCTTCATCTGAGCAAGGACGGCGCGCTGGCCGTCATGCACGACGCCGATGTGGACCGTACGACGGACGGCAAGGGGCCGATCAGTGAGAAGGCCCTGTCCGAACTGCGTGAACTCGATGCCGGACAGGGCGAGCGGGTACCGGTCTTCGAGGAGGTGCTCGACGCCGTGCGGTCCCCCGTCCAGGCCGAGATCAAGGACGCGGCGGCGGCCCGCGCGCTGGCCGAGGTGATGCTGCGACGCGATCTCACCGACCGGGTCGAGGTGTCCTCGTTCCACGACGAGGCGGTGGCCGAGATCGCCCGGCTGGTGCCGGGAGTACGGACCGTGCTCATCGCGAGCCGTTGGCAGGGCGATGTGGTGGACCGGGCGAAGGCAGTGGGTGCGGCGACGCTGGCACTGAACATCCGCCGTCTCACCCTGGAGGTGACCGAGCAGGCGCACGCCGAGGGGCTGAAGGTCATCGGCTGGGTGGTGAACACCCAGGATCATCTGCGGCTGGCACGCGCCCTGCGGCTGGACGGCGCGACCACCGACTACCCGGAGATCCGCCGCGCCGGCCGCTTCACCGCCTGA
- a CDS encoding transglutaminase domain-containing protein, with protein sequence MELIQQVPELSAYLAADEAIDHEHPLVRETAAELRGATTDAYAYAAAAYALVRDSIVHSADSGDMRVAWRASDVLATRNGICHAKSHALAALLRAAGIPAALCYQGLAADDGGPGPVHGLIAVRLPGRDRWDRQDPRGNKPGVDAQFSLDEEQLAWPVRPEAGEVDYPVLYAAPHPAVLCGLRSAENRPQLWRTLPTAL encoded by the coding sequence ATGGAGCTGATCCAGCAGGTCCCGGAGCTTTCCGCCTATCTCGCCGCCGACGAGGCCATCGACCACGAGCACCCGCTGGTGCGGGAGACGGCCGCCGAGCTCCGCGGCGCCACCACCGACGCATACGCATACGCGGCCGCCGCCTATGCCTTGGTGCGCGACAGCATCGTGCACTCCGCCGATTCCGGCGACATGCGGGTCGCCTGGCGCGCCTCCGACGTCCTCGCGACGCGCAACGGCATCTGCCATGCCAAATCCCACGCCCTGGCCGCCCTGCTGCGCGCGGCGGGCATCCCGGCCGCCCTCTGCTACCAGGGGCTCGCTGCTGACGACGGGGGCCCCGGGCCCGTGCACGGGCTGATCGCGGTCCGGCTGCCCGGCCGTGACCGCTGGGACCGTCAGGACCCCCGGGGCAACAAACCGGGCGTCGACGCGCAGTTCTCGCTCGACGAGGAGCAGCTGGCGTGGCCCGTCCGCCCGGAGGCCGGGGAAGTGGACTACCCCGTCCTCTACGCGGCGCCGCATCCGGCGGTCCTGTGCGGCCTGCGGTCCGCCGAGAACCGCCCGCAGTTGTGGCGCACCCTTCCCACGGCGCTCTGA